In the genome of Plasmodium yoelii strain 17X genome assembly, chromosome: 14, one region contains:
- a CDS encoding ATP-dependent RNA helicase DBP6, putative, translated as MFHSVVLNNKYSCNKFKNILLIFHANFKHSIFSNNENKHIHNVSKINSIFYENKNKILKGYTNKNISYSKIHNSNEQSNTIFDTVQNEIHNNEISIEELSYENKTAINQCISNTQESDKTEKQNKLNEPTNVIKESINPKEKDNETLIWNNKSDESNVTEQNKYTKQTDHDNKNVSIEEAIEIDKDIRKSLIEVFKYKHFTDVQKIIYENVIKEKKKNDLLIQAKTGTGKTISYLLLVIDDIIKNRIMSVHTLIIVPTRELANQIYNEAKLLLTFKNNINVLTLIGGVKRREDQINIRRVKPDIIICTVGRLLDHFECTYLFNTLFENLKMLIIDEADQLLSHGYQNDIDRILTYLPQKKRNILLSATLCHNINEIRKKMCKPDYLFLNCIKDISKHTNDQLKQYVIFHKSIDTTIILYNLLVEHMRLNKFNYKILVFFPTARATSFYANLFKNQLKISVYEIHRKKEPIYRQITSNRFALESVGILFTSDISARGINYPNVTLIIQINCAISREQYIHRVGRTARSDKEGISIILLNEADELFYQQIKDLNIQKLNPNEYILKNANVSNYLNTWMSNTQLLYLAYAYYSSLLRFYKTKHTILKLTDDEIIDTVNNSLLSTGLAEQPHISNQLAVTLNMQNNVKLKIRKDLDDLLL; from the coding sequence ATGTTCCATTCCGTTGTtttgaataataaatatagttGCAACAAATTtaagaatattttattaatttttcatgCCAATTTTAAACATTCCATTTTCTCTAATAATGAGAATAAACATATACACAATGTGAGTAAAATTAATAgcatattttatgaaaataaaaacaaaattttaaAGGGCtatactaataaaaatatatcatacaGTAAAATTCACAATAGTAATGAACAGAGTAATACAATTTTTGATACTGTGCAAAATGAAATACACAATAATGAAATAAGTATTGAAGAATTATCATACGAAAATAAAACGGCTATAAATCAGTGTATATCAAATACACAGGAAAGTGATAAAACAGAGAAACAAAATAAACTTAACGAACCAACAAATGTAATAAAAGAAAGTATAAATCCAAAAGAAAAAGATAATGAAActttaatatggaataataaatctGATGAATCTAATGTCAcagaacaaaataaatacacCAAACAAACAGACCATGATAACAAAAATGTTTCAATAGAAGAAGCAATCGAGATTGATAAAGATATAAGAAAAAGTTTAATAGAAGTTTTTAAATACAAGCATTTTACAGAtgttcaaaaaataatatatgaaaatgtaataaaagagaaaaaaaaaaatgatctACTTATTCAAGCAAAAACAGGAACTGGAAAAACTATATCATATTTACTTTTAGTAATTgatgatataataaaaaatagaattATGAGCGTCCATACACTTATAATAGTTCCAACTAGAGAACTAGCAAATCAAATTTATAATGAAgctaaattattattaacttttaaaaataatattaatgttttGACATTAATTGGTGGTGTAAAAAGAAGAGAagatcaaataaatataagaaGAGTTAAACCagatattattatatgtactGTAGGAAGATTGTTAGATCATTTTGaatgtacatatttatttaataccTTATTTGAAAACTTAAAAATGCTAATAATTGATGAAGCGGATCAATTATTAAGTCATGGATATCAAAATGATATAGATAGAATATTAACTTATTTgccacaaaaaaaaagaaatattctTTTATCTGCAACTTTATGtcataatattaatgaaatacgaaaaaaaatgtgtaaaccagattatctttttttaaattgtataaaaGATATTTCAAAACATACTAATGATCAATTAAAACAATAtgttatttttcataaatctATTGATACaactataattttatataatttattagttGAGCATATGAGATTAAATAAGTTTAATTATAAGATTTTAGTTTTTTTCCCAACTGCTCGAGCTACATCATTTTACGCTAATTTATTCAAAAATCAGCTAAAAATATCAGTTTATGAAATACACAGAAAAAAAGAACCTATATATAGGCAAATAACATCAAATAGATTCGCATTAGAATCTGTTGGAATTTTGTTTACATCAGATATAAGTGCACGAGGCATTAATTATCCAAATGTTACATTaattattcaaataaattGTGCCATATCAAGAgaacaatatatacataGAGTTGGACGTACAGCTAGAAGTGATAAGGAAGGTAtcagtattattttattaaatgaagcagatgaattattttatcaacaaataaaagatttaaatatacaaaaattaaacCCAAATGAGTATATCCTAAAAAATGCTAATGTATCAAATTATCTAAACACATGGATGTCAAATACACAGCTTTTATATTTAGCTTATGCATATTATTCATCCTTATTGCGATTTTACAAAACAAAACATACTATACTTAAATTAACTGATGATGAAATCATTGATACAGTTAATAATTCTCTTCTTTCTACTGGCTTAGCTGAACAGCCCCATATTTCAAATCAATTGGCTGTAACATTaaatatgcaaaataatGTGAAACTTAAAATAAGAAAGGATTTGGACGATTTGCTGTTGTAG